The DNA window CCGTTCTCGCTGCTTTGTCTTGCATCATGCTCCTCGGCCGACCTGCACTGGCGGGCCCAGGAGACGCAGAGGCCAATCGGGGCATCGCCCTGGCGAGGCGGGGAGATTGTGTCCAGGCGGTGCCTCTTCTGGAGGAGGGGGAGTCCAAGCGCCACCGACCCAACTCCGCCCTCGCCCTCGCAGAGTGCTACGCGAAGCTGGGGGACCTCCTTCGAGCCAGTGAGCTGTTTCACGCCATCGCAGCCGAGAAGCCCGGGCGAAAGTACGGATGGTGGGACAACGCTGCCATCAAGCGTGCCGCCGCAAAGGCCAAAGCGGTCGACGAGCGCATCCCGACCCTCACCCTCGAGATCGAGGAGCTCTACGGAGCGCTGGAAATCGAGATTGACGGGCGACCGGTCGAGGATACCACCCAGCCCATCAAGATCCCCCCGGATCGACCTGTCGCCCTCGTCGCGCGCGCCACAGGACGACAGGATCTGAAGGAAGAGGTGACGCTCCACGAGGGAGAGCGGCGCGTCATGAAGCTCAGGCTGCTGGCGCTTCCACCACCTCCTCCGAGAAAACCACCTGGGGACCCGGAAGAAAGCGATGTGTCCCCACATCCCGAGCCCCGTCTATGGATCGGCGGCGGCTACCAGGGGTTCATCGTCCCTTGGTTCATGTTCGGCTTCTTCGGAGACGGAGGCCGCACGATGCTGGTTCCCGGTGGGACCGTGTCGCTCGGCTTCAAGACCTCCGCCATCGACATAACCGTGGCGGCATCTTACGCGAGCTTCCGCCTCGGTGAGACCCCGTTCAAGCCGGCAGGATCACCAGACACCGACTACGAGATCATCGAGAGTGATCTGCAAGCGCTCCTCGCCAGCGTCCACGTGGCGTGGGATCTGCCTCTCGACGCTCGGGGGCGCTTTCATCTCCGCATCGGAGGCGGCCTCGGTCTCGGATGGGCGTTCACCGGCGATCTGTATCGATCCCAGGCCTATCCCCTCCCCGGAGCGGCAAACGATCTCGCACGATGGAAGCGTTGCCGTGGTCCGAACAACCCCGAAGGCACCTTCCTCTACTGCAATCAGCTCGATCACGACGCCGATCGCTACCCTGGCTACACCGAACCGAGCTGGTTTGCCGGCGGCTACCGGCCGACGTTCTTCCCTTACCTCGCGCTGCCAGAGATCGGCCTCGCCATCCACCCTTCCCCCAAGATCGCCATCGATTTCACCGTGGGAGCGTCCCTCACGGGGCTGCTCACCCGGGCGGGGGTCCGCTTCGGCCTTTGATCTCGCCGCGCCTCACCCACGTACGGCGCCGACGCCGCACCGCAGCAACCATCACGGACATCCCGAACAGCGCGATCGCGCCGCCTCCTGCCGTCGACGCGCTCGCTGGTGACATGCCGCAGCGCCCTGGCGCCTGATCGTCTCCACACTCGCGCGCAAAGCCATGACGCGGAATCGGGTTGCAGTGCCCGCTGCCCTCCTCGCGGGGCGGATACGTGGCGCAGATCCCTGCCGCATCATCCGGAGAGAGCACCCTGAAGTCCGTCGAGTACACGTCGTACACGGGGCGCATGGTCGCATCATCGGTCAGCGCGTGGCCCATGCCCAGGAAGTGACCGGCCTCGTGGGTCAGGACCGATCGGAGATCGTACATGTCCCCATCCACGAACTCGTAGTTGGCGGTGTTGACCTCGATGTCGGCGTTGTACAGCTCGCCGTTCCTGGGATCGTAGCTGACGGTGGTGAGCGCGATGTTGTGCTGCCCGTCGACGTGGGGCCACACCTCGTCGCGGAAGACGAGGATGTTCGCGTTGCCCGCCTTCTTGTTGTACTCGGTCTGATCGCAGGTCACCGTCCCCATGTTCTCGACGCTGATGCCCGGCGTCGCTCCTCCACAGTCCGCGGTCTGCCAGGCGTCGAAGGCAGCGTCGAGCGCCTCGTTTGCACGCTCCAGCGTCACATCGCTCGATGCATCTTCCTGGAGGGCGAAGCCGATGCACGAGCGCTTCCACTGCAGGGGCAAGCATCCCTCGATGATCTCCCCGTCACACGCATCCACCCCTCTGCAGGTGGTGGAGCGACAGTATGCCGCCGCCTCGCTCGTCGCGAGCAACGCAAAGGCCGAGGCGACGACCACCGCCGACGCACGCGAGCCAGAAGCCATCGTCAAAGAAGAGCGCCCGGGAACGCGGCATGCAAGCCCCTGCGCTTCCTCAGCACCATCCCCTGCGTTCAATGCGTTGCGCCAGGAGCCGCGCCCTTCGTTCACCTGGCCAGATGGATGGGCCTGCCGAGCTTCCGGGACAGCACCGCGTCCACAGCGTTCCAGAGCTCATCCCCGCTCTTCGATGCCACCCAGCGCCCTTCGTTGTGCCGGTAATCGAAGTGCCAGGCCGAACGCTCCGCGGCCATCCAGATCTGCCGCGCCGCACGGTGGCTGTTGATCACGAACTTCACCCCATCCTCGAACTCGATCGTCAGGATGCCGCTCGACAGATCCGACTCCGGTCCGTCGGTCAGATCCATGATCCGATCCTGCAGCTCCCGGAGCGTCCGATCTGCGGCCGCCTCATACACCTGCTCCGGAACCGACGCGTCGCTCATGGCAGGCGGTTATACCCGCACGCACGCCAGACGTCGCCCTGTAGATTTGGCCGTGCTCGCTCGCCGAGCCCCCTCTCCTGCCGACAGAACGCCCGCGTCCCTCTTCGAAGACAACGTCTGGACAGCCAGCAGGCCAGGCCGGAATGGCCTCCTGTAGCAGGAGGGATGAGCATCGGCGACAGCGACACACGCGCGTCGAAGGTTTGCCTCCGGTCCTGGGGCGTGCAACGCCCGACCCATCGATGCTCCGTTATCAGACCGTACTTTTCGATCTCGACGGCACCCTGGTCGACTCGATCCGTCTCATCCTCGACAGCTTCCACCACACCTTCGCCGCGTTCGGCCTCCCCCCACGCGACGAGGCCGAGCTGCTCCGCGGCATCGGCGTCCCCCTCGCCAAGCTGCTCTCCGGATGGAGCCCCGATCCCGCGACGGCCGACGCGATGCTGGCCACGTTCCGCGCATACAATCAGGAGCGCCACGACGCCACCATCCGCCCTTACCCCGGCATCCTCAGCGCCGTCGACACCCTCGGGGCGCTCGGCGTTCGCCTCGGCATCGTCACCAGCAAGACCCGGCGCTTCGCCGAGATGGGCCTCCGGGTGACCGGCCTGGAGGCGGCGTTCCCCGTCCTGGTCTGCGGGGACGAGGTCACCCACCCCAAGCCCCACCGGGAGCCGGTGGACCGCGCGCTCGCACTCCTGTACGCCGCGCCCGAGGAGGCACTCTTCGTGGGCGACAGCCTGCACGACCTTCACGCTGGCAACGCGGCCCACGTGGCCACCGGCGCCGCCCTGTGGGGCGCCTTCACACGCGAAGACCTGGTCAGCGGGAACCCCACACACTGGCTCAGCACGCCCCACGAACTGCTCGAGGTGGTGCAGGGGGAACGCCTGTCCACCACCAGTGGATCCGGGTAAGATGCCCCCAACCGTGCCCTTCAAGTCGACCATTTCCGTTCCAGCGTCGAGCGCCTCGCGCTCGCTCCGACGCCTTGCTCCCCTCTTCGCAGCCTTCGCCCTGCCTCTCGGGGCAGGAGGATGTTCGCTGATCGTCGAGCAGAGCACCACGCAGTGCGAGACGAACGACGACTGCGTGAGCTTCCCTGGAGCGATCTGCTCCGCGGAGAAGGTCTGCGTCTCGAGCGCCAACGCCGCCTGCTCCACGAACCAGGAGTGCGTGTCGCGACTCGGCAACAACTACGTCTGCGTCCCCTCCGCAGGTACATGCAAGAGCCTCGTCTCCGAGCAGTGCCAGACCATCGTCGGCACGCCAGCTCCGGATGACGCCATCATCCTCGGCTCGATCGCCCCGACCACCGGCGTCGATGAAGGCATCGGCGTCCCCATCGAGAACGCGGCTCGGGTCGCCGTCCACGACTTCCGCGATACTGCCGCCCAGATCGCCGACCGCCCCCGCCAGCTCGTCATGGTGGGCTGCACCGACGACAGCAGCTCGGAGACGGCACGGACTGCGACCCGCCACCTGCTCTCGCTCGACTCGCCCGCCATCATCGGGGCAGCGTTCAGCGGCATCACCATGGACATCAAGGACGAGACCATCGCCGCCGGGACGCTCCTCATGTCTCCCTCGGCGACCGCCGTCGGGCTCGGCGATCTCGTCGACAAGAGCCTGGTGTGGCGCACCGCGCCTCCCGACACGTACCAGGCCCAGGCGATCGCGCTCTACATCAGCCAGTACCTCGAAGGTCAAGTGGCCGAGTCGCCCCTCAAGGTGGCCGTCCTACACCGCGGCGACGATTACGGCCGGCAGCTCCGGCAGGCGCTGGAGAACGAGCTGATCCTCAACGGCCAGCGCCCCACCCACCCGACCAACAGTGCGAACTACCTGCGCTTCGACTACGGCGACCCCGACAACCCCGATACCAACCCGCCGAAGCTCCAGGAGGCCGTCAACGCGGCGCTGACGAGCCAGCCGCACATCGTCGTGCTGGTCGGGTACTCCGAAGCGGTCAACGACATCTTCGTGCCGCTGGAGAAGGCGCTGGCCGAGCGGCCCCCGGCCACGACCACATTGCCTTACTACGTGATGACGGACGGCGTGGTCAGCTCGGATCTCTGGGATACCATCGGGACCAACAACACACTTCGTAAGCGGGTCAGTGGGACGACCCCAGGGAGAGCGCGCTCGAACCCTGTGTTCCAGGCCTTCGCCAAGACCTACAAGGCGCGCTTCGACGACGGCGGCTCCGAGGTCTTCGGCGCCGCAGAGGCCTACGACGCCGTGTACGTTCTCGGCTACGCCGCAGCCACGCTTGGCACGAATCCGGTCACGGGCCCTGGGCTCGCAGAGGGGATCGGCAAGCTCATCCCGCCGGGCACCCCCATCGACGCCGGCGCCGCCGCCATCCCCGACGCGATCACACGGCTTCGCGCAGGCGAGAAGATCGACTTCACCGGCGCCTCCGGTCCCCTCGACTTCGATCTGGGCAAGGGCGAGGCAGCCGGCGACATCCAGATCTGGTGCATTCCCTCCGGCCTCGATGGCCGCGCCAGGAGCAACATCCTGGCTGGCCTCTTCCTCGACGCGGCGGATCCTGGAACCCTCAAGGGCTCCCTGAGCAGCGCCTGCGACTGACCAGCAGAGAACGCCTCGCTCTCACCAGGCCAGGATCGACAACGACACCATGTCGATGCTCCCTGAGTCGTTCGTGTCCCCATCCGCCACGCAGACCCGCCAGCTCCCGGTCGCGGGTTTCCCATGAAAGTCCGAGAAAGCGGTCCCAGGTCCCCTTTCCGGTGCGGGCGCGTAGTCGCAGCGGTTGTCGTCCTTGCAGACCACGCTGCCGCCACCGATCGAACTCCCCATCGTCTGCGCGGAGCGCGCCTCACCATCCGCGAAGCGGATGGGATGGGCTGCCTCGAGGTTCGAGGAGTCTCCGTTCGATCCGAAGGAAGAGTCTTCGGGATCGTTCACGCCAGGACGGCTCATGACCGTGAGCACCGTCTCGTCAGGACTGGCCACCTTGATGACCAGATCACCCAGGTAGGGATGCTGGATCCCAACGCTGAGTTCCACCTGCCGCACGAGAGCGTCACTGGCCGTCGTCACCGCGATGGGCACGCACACCATCGAAGCCAGACTGCCGTCATAACGCGCATCATCCGGGATCGAGATCCCCAGACGGGGCCCCTCGGTGAACGGCGTGAGCGTGGCTTCCTCACAGACGCTCGGCGCGCCGCTGCACGTGTACCCGTCGTCGACACCGCACGCCGAGCAGCCGTCTCCCGAGACCCCGTTGCCATCGTCGCAACGCTCACCGGCATCGATCGCGCCGTCACCACATCGCGGCACGGGCTCCCCCGAGCCTCCCTCTCCACCGGTTCCAGGTCCGCCACCGCCGGCATCGCCTCCCCCCTCGCCCGCACTGCCAGCGCTTCCCGCACCTGTGCCGCCGTTTCCATCCGGATCCGCCGCATCGGGTCCCGTTCCCATCACATCGAGGGTGCAGGAGAGCGCACTCATCGCCGCAGCGACGAGGAGCGCGACGCCAACACCTGTGCCGAGCTGTCGATCCGGGGTCCTCACAAGGACGAGCCTAACACGTGCTGACTCATCGTTTTTGCTCAGCTTTTACCTTCGAGTCCCGGCGCGGCGGGATCCGATCCAGCGAGCGTCGACGGCTTCACCCGGAGAAGAAAAGATCGGTGATGCGTACGCACACTGTCGCCCTCGACCTTCTTCGGCTCGTCATGATCCGGCCGCGCAGTGTTCGCCACCTCGCGCCGAACTGCAGCGCGCACCACCGTTCCACGCCTTCATCAGCATGAGGCTCCACGAGAACGCCCCGCCCCGCAGCGGCGCAGGCCGCGCACCGACTGCATGACGTCGATCCGGTCGGTGTTCTTCATCGAACGCGCCGGGAACAGGCCCGACGCAGCGCTCACATCGCTCTACCACGCATCATGTCCTCAGCGTGCTCTGTCCACGGACGCGTCGCTCACGCACATGCGTCGCGGCTCGTTCCGGCGCTGCATGCCGCGTCACCCTTGCCTCCACGGCAACCTTCGTGACCCTACCGCACGCGCTTCATGGCTCGCTGCATCGCCACATGCCGCGTCACCATGCCCGTGCAGCGACCTCCTTCACCCCTTCGCCATCACGGCCTCTCTCGCCGTCGGCATTCCGACTCGACGCGACACTCTCCCCCCTTACGGGGACGCGCCCCCGGCTGCCTCGATGCCGCACCTGCCAGCGCCCTCCCGCTCCTCCCACGAGGCCCTCGCGCGCCCTGCAGAACCCGCCTTCCCGAATGAGCGCCCCTCTCGCCCGCATTTCTTGCGCATCCCCCTCACCTCGTCCTCTTCGGCGCGGCTGTCTGGCACCTACCCGGGGGAATAAGGCACGCCACTCGCGCGTCCAGTCTGAACGTGTGGTGCCTGCGGCCGGCCCACCTTGAGCGAGTTCTCTCCCACGAGCGGTGGCAAAGCGACGGATCCGTCGATATAAGGACCGCCCAGAAAGGAGCCTCTGAATGTTCACCTCTCGAGAAGGTCAGCGCGTCCCTGACGTGACCCTCCGTGTTCGCCAGGACGGCGAATGGAAGGACATCACCACCAAGCAGCTTTTCGGAGGCAAGACGGTCATCGTCTTCGCCCTGCCCGGAGCTTTCACGCCCACGTGCTCCACGGCGCACGTGCCCCGCTACAACGAACTCTTTCCCGCGTTCCAGGCGCGCGGCGTCGACGAGATCGTCTGTGTCTCCGTCAACGACTCCTTCGTGATGGACGCCTGGAAGCAGGACCAGAAGGCCGACAAGGTCTCGTTCGTTCCCGATGGGAACGGCGTGTTCTCCGAGGCCATGGGCATGCTCGTCGACAAGGCGGACCTCGGCTTCGGCAAGCGCTCGTGGCGCTACTCGATGCTCGTCCGTGATGGCGTGATCGAGAAGCAGTTCATCGAGCCCGAGAAGCCCGGCGATCCCTACGAGGTCTCGGATGCAGACACCATGCTGCGCCACCTCGGCGGCACCGCGCACCACGACGTCCTGCTCTTCACCAAGCCCGGCTGCGGTCACTGCGCCCGCGCCAAGCGGCTCCTGGAGGAGAACAAGCTGCCGTATGCCGAGCTGCCCAGCTCCCCCCGCGTGCTCCGCGCCCTCCCGGGCGGCGGCACGACGCCCCAGGTGTTCGTCGATGGCAAGCACATCGGCGGCGCCGACGAGCTGGAGAAGTGGCTCCAGACGGCTGGCAAGTAAAGCCGACCGAGTCCTGTCGGTCGCGACGCAGGGTGCATCGCGCATCCTGCGTCCGCGCTCGAGCTTCCCCCCCTTCATCCCTCACGGCCATCACGCCGAGAACGACGCTCGAGCTGCCACGCAGCACTCGACGCGCCCTGCGCTCGACCTCACGCGTCATGAGCGACGGAGGTGCGTCCACGGGGCGCCCCAGAGCGCCCGCGCCCAGCGTTCAACCTTGCCTGAATCGAGCGATGGTGAGACCAGCCCCCCCGGCAGGGAGCTCCCGCGCCGCCACGTTGATCCCGGCCAGGTAGCGCCACCCCGTCCCATCGTGACGAAAGTCCGACAGCTCCACGAACGAGCGATCCCGCCCCCGCTCGAAGATCTTCGCGAGAAACAGCACCCGCGCGACGCCCACCTCGTCGACGTCCTCCGCGTCGAGCAGCGTGAGCCCCATGTAACGGAGCTGGCCATCCTTGATGGCGCGCGTGTACAGCGTCGCGTCGAGCGCGCGATCTGGATGTGCGGCGTCCAGCGTGCGCACGAGGTACGCGGCCTCCTTGAGCGCGAACGCCGCATACCGTGAACGAACGAGGGTCCGGGGATCCGGCGGCTCTCCCCCTGCGTGGAAGGGCGCGCAGCACGCGCGGTAGGACAGGCCGGAAGTGCAGGGACAGAGCTGAGGTTTCGGCATGGCTCGCGGCGCTGGGGTCAGTTGGCGCGGCCCCTCGCCGTCATCATCCTGCCGGCTGCCGGGAGAGAGGCCATCCTCTCGAAATCACTGGCACGCCCGGCAGGATTCGAACCTGCGACCCGCGGCTTAGAAGGCCGCTGCTCTATCCAGCTGAGCTACGGGCGCGTGCGACGCGGGCCCCTCGTAGCGCATCACGGGCTCAGAATCGAGCTTTCGCGAAAGCTCCCGACATTTCGCACGAGCCCCTGCTCCTCAAGGCACCGCGACGCGGCCGGCTTGCTCGCCCGTGCGGCCGTAACGCCGCTGGCGACGGCCATACGCAGCGAGGGCTTGGTCGAGCACGGACTCGTCGAAGTCGGGCCAGAGCACGTCGGAGAAGAACAGCTCCGCGTACGCGGACTCGTAGAGCAAGAAGTCGCTGAGCCGCTTCTCTCCACCCGTGCGCACGATGAGATCCGGGTCGGGCAACTCGCTCGTGGTGAGGAAGCTGCGCAGCGACGCCTCGTTGATCTCCTCGGGGATCACCAGCCCGGCCTGGGCGCGCGCGGCGAGGGTCCGCATCGCGTTCACCATGTCGCGCCTCCCGCCGTAGCTCAGCGCCAGCGCGAGGGTCATCGCCGTACCACCACGGGTCGCTTCGACCATGTGCTCCACCGCACGGCGGGTGAGCGTGGGAAGCTCGTCCAGATCGCCGATGACCTGCACGGCCACGCCCCTGCGGATGCACTCCTCGCGTTCACTCTCGGCGAACTCGAGGCAAACCCGCATCAGACCATCAATCTCGTCCTTGGGTCGCGCCCAGTTGGCGACGCTGAAGGCATAGAGGGTGAGGTTGGGGATCCCACGCTCCCTGCACGAACGCACGGCGAGGCGCACGGCCTTCAGCCCTTCTTCGTGTCCCTTCGGGCGCGGGAGGCCGCGCGTCGACGCCCAGCGACCGTTTCCATCGAGGATGATCGCGATGTGCCTGGGAAGGTTGGGATGCGCCATGAGCAGGTCCTTCTGGAAGTATGTTTTCACTCTGCACCAGAAACGCGCCTGACAGGCGCGGGTCCGATGGTGCCCTCATGGAGGTTTCGTGGAGGCGGAGCAGGCTGGCCCACGAGGGTGAAAACACACTGTCTTTGTGGAGGGTGCCATCGTCGCCGGGAAGGGCCCAGCAAATCCGCCTGGATCGGCGCACGGGCAGCCCCGAGCATGCTTCCGGAGGTGTCCCAGGCAGCGCGCGGGCGGCGCGCAGGCTGGAATCCTCACGCTGCAGGCAAAGAAAGCTGGACCTCCACGTCGGGAGGCCCACGCTCGATGCACTCGGCCGACCCACTGTGGGCTTCGGCGATTGCCCTCACGATCGCCAGGCCGAGCCCGGTGCCACCTTTGTCGGCCCGCGTGGTCACGAAGCGTCGGAACATCCGCCCCGCGATGTGACGCGCGATCTGACCTCGGCTCTTCACCGACAGGAGCACCTTGCTGTCCGCGCGCGTGAGCGCGACCCGCACCGGCGCCTCTGGATCGCCGTGCATCCGCGCGTTGTCGAGCAGGTTGTCCAGCGCGCGACCCAGCCACAGGGCGTCACCCCGCACGATCGCGCCCGCACCGGTCACCACCACGGCGCTCCCCCGCTCGCGCGCGCGGTCCGCTGCCGCCTCGGCCACGCTCATCAGATCCACCACCTCCATCTGCTCCACACCGCGCGCCTCCATCCGCGCGAGCGACAGCAGATCCCCGAGCATCGCCTCGATGCGCGCCGTCGCCTCCTGGATGCGGCCCACGAAGCGCGTCGCCTCCTCTCGATCATCGAGCGCGCCGCCCTCCAGCACCTCCGCGCTCGCCCGGATCGCGGCCACCGGGTTCTTCAGCTCGTGCGAGAGATCGGCGGCGAACGTCTCGACGAACGGCCTGCCCTCCAGATCGCGGCGCATGGTATCGATCGCGCGCGCGAGCCGCTGCACCTCGCGCCCATGCGCAGGTGGCGGCGGCGCCCTCCGCTCCCCCTCGCTCACGCGCACGGCGAAGTCGGTGAGCGACTCGATGGGCGCGGCGATCGCGCGCCCGATGATCAGCGACGACACCGCGGCGGCGGCGACCAGCACCGTGCTGAGCACCAGGATGGGCGGCGCGAAGTCGGCGACCATCCGCTCCACCACGATCGTCGGCTTGACCACGCGCACCGCCCCCACCCGCTCGCCGCGCACCAGCACCGGCGCGGTGACGAAGACGTTCCCTGGCTCCCCCGGGGAGGGGCCGCTCGACCTCACCGTCCTCCCCTCTGGATCGAGCAGCGCCAGGTTCAGCACCACGTCGAGCCCCCCCGCGTCGACGCTGCGCACATCCTCGAGGCGCACACCCCGCGTCTCGATCTCCATCGCCACCACGGCCGCGAACACCGCCGCCTCGTCACGCGCCGACCCCTCCGCGAGGAAACGCGCGCGCGCCTCGATACGATCGATGACCAGCACCCCCAGGCCCAGGGCGAAGGCGCCGATCACCGCGCCGAGCGCGATGAAGATCTGCATCCGGACGCTCATCCCGGCGGTGCGCGTCCGCACCAGGCGCGAGACGAAGATGGCGACGAGGAGGATGAGACAGATCGCGGCGGCCGCCGTGATGACCAGCCGGATCATGCTTCTCCCTTGCTCCCCTCCCCGTCCTGCGCGGGCCGATCCGTCACCCGGTAGCCCACCCCGCGCACGGTCTCGATGAGCGCCGCGTCTCCCCCCGCCTCCACCACCTTCTTCCGCAGCGCCTTCACGTGCGAGTCGATGGTCCGATCCGTGATCGCGAACCCGTCTCCCCACACGCGATCGATGAGCTGCGGCCGGGTGAACACCCGCCCTGGCGCGGCCAGCATGCAGGCGAGCAGATCGAACTCCACCCGGGTGAGATCGACCTCCTGACCACGCACGTGAGCCCGCCGCGTCGACTCGTCGACCTGGAGCGCGAGGGGCGCCGCCACGGGCGCCGGGGGCAGATCCGACGGCGCCGTCGCCACGGCGTGCCCCGCGGCGCGCCGCAGCACCGCCCGGACCCTGGCCACCACCTCGCGGGGGGAGAACGGCTTCGTCACGTAGTCATCGGCGCCGGTCTCCAGCGCAGCGACCCGATCCGCCTCGCTGTCACGGCTGGAGAGCACGATGATCGCCGGCCCGGCTGCGCTCCGCCGCGCCAGGCTCAGCAGCTCGAAGCCGCTCCCGTCGGGCAGCGTCAGATCCAGGATCACCAGATCGGCCCGAGGCAGCTCGCGCTCCGCGTCCGCAAGCGTGTTGACCACGGTGGTGCCGAAGCCGTCGCGCCGCAGAAAAAAGGCAATCGACTCCGCGATCGCCGGCTCGTCCTCGACCACCAGGACCTTCGCCATCGGCGCGAGCCTAGCGGAAACCAGAGGCCGTGCGCACCGCTCGACGCACGCCTACCTGGCGACGGCCGCGTCCACGATCTCCCGGACCGCCGTGAGCAGCAGCTCGTAACCACCGGGATGAGGATGCGCCCCGGCGAGGTGGACCACGACACCACCACGCGCCCGCAGCTCCAGGTGCCCTTGAAACCCTCGTTGCGCGAGCAGCCGTCGGAGCCGCGGGTGGAACGCCGCCGCCGCCACCTCGGGCGACGACGCGAACGTCGCCGCGTGCTCGTCCCACGCCGGATCACCGATCTTCACCGGGATGGGCGGCGGCCCTTCGAGAAAGATCGCCCGCGTGGTGAAGTGTTCACCGAAGCGCACCGCGGCCCGCCGCTGGACGCCGTTGTGCACGGCGAACCCGAGCAACGTGCGCTCCAGCGGCACCTCACCTTCGGCGGCGTACCACGGCTCCACGATGCAGATGTGGCCTCCATACGCCGTCCACGTGCAGGCGTTGTAGTACGTACCCGGCGGCGTGAGGGTGACGTACGGCTCCCACTGTCGAAACCACCCCTCGTCGGGGTGCGCGACGTAGGACAGGTGGCGCGAAGCAGCCCAGTGCGCGATGGCTTCGGATCCGAACGGCAACGGCATGACGACCTCGATCTAACCTCATCCGGGTCGTGCGTGACGCACATCGCGCCGAAGACCCTTGCCACGACGCCGACGCATCTGGTCCCCTCGGGGATCATGCAGCAGCCCCCTGGGTATCCGCCACCGCCCGGAGGCGCTTACGGTCCGCCGGGTCCACCCCCTGGCGGAGGTCATGGTCCTCCAGGCGGAGGGTTCGGCCCTCCGGGCTACGGCCACCCAGGCGGCCCCCACGGACCGGGAGGCTTCGGCCATGGCCCCCCGGGTGGCGGCAATGTTCCCCCGGGTGGCCCGTTTGGACCCCCGGGCTATTTCCCTCCCGGCGCAGGTCACCCCGGTGGCCATCAAGGCCCCCCGGGCGGCGGGTATGGCCCGCCCCCTCCACGGAAAGAGGGCACCTCGATCGCGGTCATCGCCCTCATCGCGTTGATCGGCTTCGGTGTCTTCGGCCTGGGAGGCTGCCTCGTCTGCTTCTACCTGGGAGCGTCCACATCGCCGACGTCGACGCCGACGGCCTCTTCCACCACCCCCACCGTCGCGCCGACTGCCACCGAGACCTCGACCTGGATCACGAGCGAGCGGCCGTTCGTGAAGTTCCTCGCCCCGCCCCGCTGGGACAAAGCGCTCAAGGACGACTGGGGGGTCTTCACCTCGCCGGACGGCCAGGCCGTCTTCGCCTTCACCACCTTCAGCCGCCCGGGCGAGTCCACCGCGCGCCTGAGCAGGGCCGCGTGGGCCCTCGGCGTGACGGACATCCAGTGGGGCTCGCCCTCCACCGGGACCATCGGCGAAGAGAAGTTCAGCGCGCGCACGGGCGAGGGCACGTGCAACTTCAACGGCCCGGGTGGCTACATCTGGTACGCCACGGTCAACCCCGGATCCGTCGAGCAGATCCTCCTCATCTACACGGTCAGCGCGAAGGGCGACCGCTCGCACAAGGACGCGGCGCTCACCTCGGTCCGCTCCCTCAGGCGACGCCCCTGATGACCGCTCGCCGCGACGAGGCCGACCTCGTCGCTTCGAAAAGCGAGCGACGTCCCCGGCCGCATGCATGAGCCCACGTCATTGTGGTCTCCGTGAGCGCCGCCCTGGCGGCGCTCGGGTCCGCCATCGTCAGAACGAGCCGGAGATCGACAGGCCGCCGAAGCCGTACCCCACCGAAGGCGCAATGTCGATCGAGGGGCCAGGAGGCGGCGCAGCCTCGCTGCCCTGCGACCCACCGCCTCCGTTCGCCGACGACGCCGTACCCGAGGCCCCCTGTGTCGGGTAG is part of the Chondromyces crocatus genome and encodes:
- the uppS gene encoding polyprenyl diphosphate synthase — its product is MAHPNLPRHIAIILDGNGRWASTRGLPRPKGHEEGLKAVRLAVRSCRERGIPNLTLYAFSVANWARPKDEIDGLMRVCLEFAESEREECIRRGVAVQVIGDLDELPTLTRRAVEHMVEATRGGTAMTLALALSYGGRRDMVNAMRTLAARAQAGLVIPEEINEASLRSFLTTSELPDPDLIVRTGGEKRLSDFLLYESAYAELFFSDVLWPDFDESVLDQALAAYGRRQRRYGRTGEQAGRVAVP
- a CDS encoding histidine kinase dimerization/phospho-acceptor domain-containing protein, producing the protein MIRLVITAAAAICLILLVAIFVSRLVRTRTAGMSVRMQIFIALGAVIGAFALGLGVLVIDRIEARARFLAEGSARDEAAVFAAVVAMEIETRGVRLEDVRSVDAGGLDVVLNLALLDPEGRTVRSSGPSPGEPGNVFVTAPVLVRGERVGAVRVVKPTIVVERMVADFAPPILVLSTVLVAAAAVSSLIIGRAIAAPIESLTDFAVRVSEGERRAPPPPAHGREVQRLARAIDTMRRDLEGRPFVETFAADLSHELKNPVAAIRASAEVLEGGALDDREEATRFVGRIQEATARIEAMLGDLLSLARMEARGVEQMEVVDLMSVAEAAADRARERGSAVVVTGAGAIVRGDALWLGRALDNLLDNARMHGDPEAPVRVALTRADSKVLLSVKSRGQIARHIAGRMFRRFVTTRADKGGTGLGLAIVRAIAEAHSGSAECIERGPPDVEVQLSLPAA
- a CDS encoding response regulator transcription factor; amino-acid sequence: MAKVLVVEDEPAIAESIAFFLRRDGFGTTVVNTLADAERELPRADLVILDLTLPDGSGFELLSLARRSAAGPAIIVLSSRDSEADRVAALETGADDYVTKPFSPREVVARVRAVLRRAAGHAVATAPSDLPPAPVAAPLALQVDESTRRAHVRGQEVDLTRVEFDLLACMLAAPGRVFTRPQLIDRVWGDGFAITDRTIDSHVKALRKKVVEAGGDAALIETVRGVGYRVTDRPAQDGEGSKGEA